A stretch of Desulfotalea psychrophila LSv54 DNA encodes these proteins:
- a CDS encoding ArsR/SmtB family transcription factor: MAADKCDTRIIHAERVAKAHKTAIQGEEAETLSQFFKVFSDPGRLRILSALRHQEMCVCDLAAFLQGSESAVSHQLRLLRTMNLVKNRREGTVLYYRLTDKHVDEIIVTGLTHIKE; encoded by the coding sequence ATGGCCGCAGACAAATGCGACACAAGAATCATTCACGCTGAGCGGGTAGCAAAAGCCCACAAAACAGCGATACAAGGAGAAGAGGCAGAGACCCTCTCTCAATTTTTCAAGGTGTTTAGTGACCCTGGAAGGTTACGGATTTTATCTGCCCTCCGCCATCAGGAGATGTGCGTCTGTGACCTCGCTGCCTTTTTACAGGGTTCAGAATCAGCAGTAAGCCATCAGCTTCGCCTGCTGCGCACCATGAACCTGGTGAAAAATCGCCGAGAAGGTACTGTCCTCTACTACCGTCTCACGGATAAACATGTAGACGAAATCATTGTCACTGGACTAACTCACATCAAAGAATAA
- a CDS encoding M24 family metallopeptidase gives MNYAKRIKKIQKTLSRKNLDALLVSQPENRRYLSGYTGGDHGIGETSGVLIIPAKGKVHLLTDFRYQLQAEQDASWTKVLIYTKGLIPLLLKLLPELGIKTLAFESDYTLHSFAKSLREKLGTVGVTTTPSLNLIEKMRLIKDEDEIDAIRRSVLLNEAVFQEVYADLKPGITETELAIKIEATMRRRGAERPSFDTIVASGKNSALPHAVPGMDKIRKESPLTIDMGLILDGYCSDMTRTFVLGKPGKKYLKYHRLVRRAQLAGMKAVRAGVTGQEVDAVARKIISDAGYGEYFGHSLGHGVGLAVHENPRLSFSNNKKLREGMIVTVEPGIYIPGWGGIRLENMVVVRKDGCENLNQDTTFLDL, from the coding sequence ATGAACTATGCAAAACGTATAAAAAAAATACAAAAGACTCTTTCCAGAAAGAACCTTGATGCCCTCCTTGTCAGCCAACCGGAAAATCGTCGTTATCTCTCGGGGTATACAGGAGGTGACCACGGCATCGGTGAAACATCAGGTGTTTTAATTATCCCCGCCAAGGGCAAGGTTCATCTCTTGACCGATTTTCGCTACCAGCTCCAGGCAGAACAGGACGCCAGCTGGACCAAGGTCCTCATTTATACCAAGGGCCTTATCCCCCTGCTCCTGAAACTCCTGCCTGAGCTCGGCATCAAGACTCTAGCCTTTGAAAGCGACTACACCCTCCACTCCTTTGCCAAGAGCCTCCGAGAAAAACTAGGCACAGTTGGAGTCACAACAACTCCAAGCCTTAATCTCATCGAGAAAATGCGCCTCATCAAAGATGAGGATGAGATCGATGCTATTCGCAGATCAGTTCTCCTCAATGAAGCTGTCTTTCAGGAGGTCTATGCAGACCTCAAGCCCGGTATCACAGAAACAGAGCTTGCCATCAAGATCGAGGCCACCATGCGACGCAGAGGTGCCGAACGCCCAAGTTTTGATACCATTGTCGCATCAGGGAAAAACAGCGCCCTCCCCCATGCGGTTCCTGGTATGGATAAGATCAGAAAAGAGAGCCCCCTGACCATTGACATGGGACTTATCCTGGACGGTTATTGCTCTGATATGACCAGAACCTTTGTCCTCGGTAAGCCCGGCAAAAAATATTTAAAATACCACCGCCTTGTCCGCCGGGCCCAGCTTGCCGGCATGAAGGCGGTTCGAGCCGGAGTTACAGGCCAAGAGGTCGATGCCGTAGCACGTAAGATAATCAGCGATGCAGGCTATGGGGAATATTTTGGGCATAGCCTGGGCCATGGTGTAGGCCTGGCCGTCCACGAGAACCCCCGCCTCTCCTTTTCCAACAACAAAAAACTGAGAGAGGGCATGATCGTCACCGTGGAGCCTGGAATCTATATCCCTGGTTGGGGAGGAATCCGACTGGAAAACATGGTCGTTGTCCGTAAAGATGGCTGTGAAAACCTCAACCAGGACACAACATTTTTAGACCTATAA
- the rsmB gene encoding 16S rRNA (cytosine(967)-C(5))-methyltransferase RsmB codes for MKTSSRYIAAETLCQVYKKQQPVKPILEKLCQQKQLNPRERSLAMNMVFGVLRKRQYLDILLRKLSTVRLKKLDPFVHQALTVGLYQLFFLDSIPESAIVNEAVNSCKTAKVHKRLHGFVNGILRNATRQKEALANGMKEQEQEIHTTPSGLFKRWQERFGLEKARYICEINGEEPPLTLRVNSTKTSIDDFEALLTREGITGTRGPAPESLIIEDYQGLIGDIPGYKDGLFQVQDSAAQLASLLLLPIKSGGHYLDACAGLGGKTSHIIQLGADKEIKVIAVEPDAKRKEKFITNIERLFTHHEVELHPTSLQEFKASNTQAFDGILVDAPCSGTGVIRRQPDIRWNRKEEDFLQKQIIQLEILSLAAEMLAPTGILVYATCSLEIEENEDLIKKFLLLFPDFYLTDCQNYLPEEVGEHIRPAKDGDGSFFAPLPSKRLDGFFAARLARRDKQ; via the coding sequence ATGAAAACATCTTCGAGATATATTGCGGCCGAAACACTTTGCCAGGTCTACAAAAAACAACAGCCGGTAAAACCAATTCTGGAAAAACTGTGCCAACAAAAACAGCTCAACCCACGGGAACGATCTCTGGCCATGAATATGGTCTTCGGGGTACTGAGAAAACGCCAATATCTCGATATATTACTGCGAAAACTCAGCACAGTACGCCTAAAAAAGCTTGATCCTTTTGTCCACCAGGCACTGACGGTGGGCCTTTACCAACTATTTTTTCTCGATTCAATCCCTGAATCTGCCATCGTTAATGAAGCTGTCAATAGCTGTAAAACAGCCAAAGTACATAAACGACTCCATGGGTTCGTCAACGGCATACTGCGTAATGCAACAAGACAAAAAGAGGCTCTTGCCAATGGCATGAAAGAGCAGGAACAGGAAATCCACACCACCCCGAGTGGGTTGTTCAAACGATGGCAGGAGCGCTTCGGCCTTGAAAAGGCAAGATACATCTGTGAAATTAACGGTGAGGAGCCACCTCTGACTCTGCGGGTTAACAGTACAAAGACCAGCATTGACGATTTTGAGGCCCTCCTTACCAGAGAGGGAATTACGGGCACAAGAGGGCCGGCCCCTGAAAGCCTTATCATCGAAGACTACCAAGGCCTTATTGGTGATATTCCCGGCTATAAGGATGGCCTTTTCCAGGTGCAGGACAGTGCCGCTCAACTGGCGTCTCTGCTCCTCCTCCCCATAAAATCGGGTGGACACTACCTCGACGCCTGTGCCGGTCTGGGAGGGAAAACGAGCCATATCATCCAGTTAGGCGCGGACAAAGAGATAAAGGTGATAGCCGTTGAACCAGATGCCAAACGGAAAGAAAAATTTATCACCAATATAGAACGACTCTTTACTCACCATGAGGTAGAGCTACACCCCACCTCTTTGCAGGAATTCAAAGCCAGCAACACCCAAGCCTTCGATGGCATCCTGGTCGACGCCCCATGCTCCGGCACAGGCGTTATACGCCGACAGCCAGACATTCGTTGGAACCGCAAAGAGGAAGATTTCCTGCAGAAGCAGATCATCCAACTGGAAATTTTAAGCCTGGCCGCAGAGATGTTGGCCCCGACAGGAATACTGGTATATGCAACCTGCTCTCTTGAGATTGAAGAGAACGAGGATCTTATTAAAAAATTTCTTCTCCTCTTCCCTGACTTCTACTTGACGGACTGCCAGAATTACCTACCTGAAGAGGTAGGCGAGCATATTCGCCCGGCAAAAGATGGTGATGGGAGCTTCTTTGCCCCCCTTCCCTCTAAGAGACTTGATGGTTTTTTTGCAGCACGCCTTGCCAGAAGAGATAAGCAGTAA
- a CDS encoding protein phosphatase 2C domain-containing protein, which translates to MCSLQTSLQEPVSYTEDYFVESLLEQGSSAVNEDSLSITADVFGVYDGSTSLVSCKYSGSTGGRIAADLAAETFARGKGTLAMRATVANRAIWQKMEQEGVDRSLGENLWATSLAVIKIHRNSIEWCALGDCRLLFIYGDGSYRQINRVEDHDRQTLALMESLGGLSTSRKHPRMRQQIIEVRRRMNIDYGVLTGEERALGFLQTGLEPRAGIVDMLLFSDGLLLPGEGQSGLGKMVKAYQNGGLAALREDVRSWQNSDPDCISWPRFKKHDDASAISLKILSNIDC; encoded by the coding sequence ATGTGCTCTCTACAGACGTCACTGCAGGAACCAGTTTCTTATACTGAAGATTATTTTGTGGAGAGCCTGCTAGAGCAGGGCAGTAGTGCTGTTAACGAGGATTCTCTTTCTATCACAGCCGATGTTTTTGGCGTCTACGATGGCTCCACAAGTTTGGTTTCCTGTAAGTACAGTGGTAGCACCGGTGGGAGGATAGCTGCGGACCTTGCAGCAGAAACCTTTGCCAGGGGGAAGGGAACTCTTGCCATGCGCGCGACGGTTGCCAATAGGGCTATATGGCAAAAGATGGAGCAAGAGGGGGTGGATCGCTCTCTTGGTGAAAATCTATGGGCTACCAGCCTTGCCGTTATTAAAATTCATAGAAACAGTATAGAGTGGTGTGCCCTTGGCGATTGTCGACTGCTCTTTATTTATGGAGATGGTTCCTATCGGCAGATAAACAGGGTTGAGGATCATGACAGGCAGACTCTGGCGTTGATGGAGTCTCTTGGCGGCTTGTCCACTTCCCGGAAACATCCCAGAATGCGTCAACAAATTATCGAGGTTCGTCGGCGCATGAATATTGATTATGGTGTCTTGACAGGGGAGGAGAGGGCTTTGGGCTTTTTGCAGACAGGTCTTGAACCCCGTGCCGGTATTGTCGACATGCTTCTCTTTTCCGATGGCCTGTTGCTCCCCGGTGAGGGGCAGAGCGGACTTGGGAAAATGGTCAAAGCCTATCAGAATGGCGGTCTTGCCGCCCTTCGTGAAGATGTCCGTTCGTGGCAGAACAGTGATCCCGACTGTATCTCCTGGCCCAGGTTTAAGAAGCACGATGATGCTAGTGCCATATCACTGAAAATTCTTAGTAATATTGATTGCTGA
- the lon gene encoding endopeptidase La, producing MAEEPTILTPDGVENPDHDDLQFPARMEDILPEMLMVIPLYERPMFPKMMGPIIIEDMRLQKFILSQKDKKVPLFFALLLTRQDPDGQVKAPESADDFYDVGVVAKVIQISPLTIGEPLQFIVEIKARFDVVKLIKKEPLFQVEVKYWQEEKIKVTDELKAYSTAIIDSIKELVHLNPIFREGLSLLIERINLHEPGSLADFSAAMTTSSGPEIQKVLATRSVRKRIELALVLIKKELEISKLKVKISSRIEEQLSKQQREFFLKQQLQEIKKELGLTKDDTQTEMEKYENRIKDLHLPEEAQERIDEELEKIRLLGPSSPEFNVSRTYLDWLTMMPWGVYTKDNYSVKKARKILDDDHHGLDDVKDRIIELISVGSIKGELTGTILLLTGPPGVGKTSVGQSIARSLGRKFFRFSLGGMRDEAEIKGHRRTYIGAMPGKVIQAIKSCKSANPLIMLDEIDKIGASFRGDPASALLEVLDPEQNSDFLDHYLDVRFDLSKVLFICTANLLDTIPPALLDRMERIELPGYILAEKIAIARKHLIPRQMKHHGLRPSQIIISNPVLTAIVEGYAREAGVRGLETCIRKILRKTITSHLAGGLEKVRIRKRDLRGLLGRRLFAEEQVYSTPRVGVITGLAYTNMGGTTLYIESLAVPTGDSGFKQTGQLGKVMIESSEIAYSYIRFLLGDDSAAVKFFNKNFIHLHVPAGATPKDGPSAGITMACSLYSMATGKTIVPGVAMTGELTLTGLVMPIGGVKEKMIAARRAHVKQVILPKENEEDFDMLPDYIKEDLSAKFVETFEDVLKICFK from the coding sequence ATGGCGGAAGAACCTACGATTTTGACCCCAGATGGTGTGGAAAATCCAGATCATGATGATCTGCAATTCCCTGCCCGTATGGAAGATATATTGCCAGAGATGTTGATGGTCATCCCTCTCTATGAAAGGCCCATGTTTCCTAAGATGATGGGGCCGATTATTATTGAAGATATGCGTTTGCAAAAATTCATCCTTAGCCAAAAGGATAAAAAAGTACCTCTGTTTTTTGCTCTTCTCTTAACGAGGCAGGATCCGGATGGTCAGGTCAAGGCACCTGAGTCGGCGGATGATTTTTATGATGTGGGGGTGGTCGCCAAGGTGATACAAATTTCTCCCCTTACCATTGGTGAGCCTCTGCAGTTTATTGTAGAGATTAAGGCTCGCTTCGATGTTGTTAAGCTCATCAAAAAAGAGCCGCTCTTCCAGGTAGAGGTTAAGTATTGGCAAGAAGAAAAAATAAAAGTTACTGATGAGCTTAAGGCTTACTCAACGGCAATTATTGATAGTATTAAGGAGCTTGTCCATCTGAACCCGATTTTTCGGGAAGGATTATCCTTATTGATTGAGCGAATAAACTTGCATGAGCCGGGCTCCCTTGCGGATTTTTCTGCGGCAATGACAACTTCGTCTGGACCTGAAATTCAAAAGGTTCTCGCCACCCGTAGTGTTCGCAAACGAATAGAGCTTGCCCTTGTCCTTATTAAGAAGGAATTGGAAATATCAAAGCTTAAGGTGAAGATTTCCTCAAGGATTGAGGAGCAACTCTCCAAGCAACAGCGAGAGTTTTTTTTGAAACAGCAGTTGCAAGAGATTAAAAAAGAGTTGGGTCTGACCAAAGATGATACCCAGACGGAGATGGAAAAATACGAAAACCGGATAAAAGATCTTCATCTCCCTGAAGAGGCTCAGGAAAGAATAGATGAAGAACTGGAAAAAATCAGGCTCTTGGGGCCATCTTCTCCAGAGTTTAACGTCAGTCGAACCTATCTTGATTGGCTTACTATGATGCCATGGGGTGTTTACACGAAGGACAATTACAGTGTCAAAAAGGCCCGGAAGATTCTTGATGATGATCACCATGGCCTTGATGATGTGAAGGATCGCATTATTGAACTTATCTCGGTGGGTTCCATTAAGGGAGAGTTAACCGGTACCATTCTTCTCCTTACCGGTCCCCCGGGGGTAGGAAAGACATCGGTGGGGCAGTCCATTGCCCGAAGTCTTGGCCGCAAATTTTTTCGTTTTTCCCTTGGTGGGATGCGGGATGAGGCGGAGATAAAGGGTCATAGAAGAACATATATTGGCGCTATGCCAGGTAAGGTTATTCAGGCTATCAAGAGTTGTAAGTCTGCTAATCCGCTTATTATGCTCGATGAGATAGATAAGATCGGAGCCAGTTTTCGTGGTGATCCTGCCTCGGCTCTGCTGGAGGTGCTTGATCCTGAGCAAAACAGTGATTTTTTGGATCATTATCTTGATGTACGCTTTGACCTCTCTAAGGTTCTGTTTATCTGTACAGCAAATCTATTGGATACTATTCCTCCGGCCCTTCTTGATCGTATGGAGCGTATAGAGCTTCCCGGTTATATTTTGGCAGAGAAGATAGCCATTGCCAGAAAGCATCTTATTCCTCGTCAGATGAAACATCATGGTTTGCGTCCCTCCCAGATTATTATTTCAAACCCTGTTTTAACTGCCATCGTAGAAGGCTATGCTCGTGAGGCAGGTGTGCGTGGCTTGGAGACCTGTATAAGAAAGATTTTGCGTAAGACGATTACCTCTCATTTAGCCGGTGGTTTGGAGAAGGTACGTATTCGTAAGCGTGATCTCCGGGGACTTTTGGGTAGACGTCTCTTTGCCGAGGAGCAGGTTTATAGCACTCCGCGGGTGGGAGTAATCACAGGCCTTGCCTATACGAACATGGGGGGGACGACCCTCTATATAGAGTCTCTTGCTGTGCCCACGGGGGATAGCGGTTTTAAGCAAACAGGCCAACTGGGCAAGGTCATGATTGAATCTTCTGAAATTGCCTATAGTTATATTCGTTTTCTCTTGGGGGATGATTCTGCTGCGGTGAAGTTTTTTAATAAAAACTTTATTCATCTTCATGTACCGGCGGGAGCAACGCCTAAGGATGGGCCATCTGCCGGCATCACCATGGCCTGCTCCCTCTACTCCATGGCAACGGGAAAGACCATCGTGCCCGGAGTGGCAATGACAGGGGAACTTACTCTGACAGGACTTGTTATGCCCATTGGCGGGGTGAAGGAGAAGATGATTGCTGCTCGGAGGGCCCATGTCAAGCAGGTGATACTGCCCAAGGAAAATGAGGAAGATTTTGATATGTTACCGGATTATATCAAAGAGGACCTTTCTGCTAAGTTTGTGGAAACTTTCGAAGATGTTTTGAAAATTTGCTTTAAGTAG
- a CDS encoding DUF6657 family protein, giving the protein MAEIKSTIEMVLERAARMEKETTEVTGADYSRDGMRLGASFMNGKEADIMASLRAQDEDKQTSMKSGILQTLLRNITLPRDTDMQAAAHKALSGLIELCQGVEEPANICTELQTIVDQYAQHKEQSTEQLENALRDQMQQQYAAQGREGQEVNPVAHPQYAAELSKMLDDLNQQYTQAIEQRKEIITQLIGA; this is encoded by the coding sequence ATGGCTGAAATAAAAAGTACCATAGAAATGGTTCTTGAACGAGCTGCAAGAATGGAAAAAGAGACAACAGAGGTGACAGGCGCAGATTACAGCAGAGACGGAATGCGACTGGGGGCAAGCTTTATGAACGGAAAAGAGGCCGATATAATGGCATCTTTACGAGCCCAGGATGAAGACAAACAGACAAGCATGAAGTCCGGAATCCTGCAAACCCTGCTACGAAATATCACCCTGCCACGGGATACAGATATGCAAGCCGCAGCTCATAAAGCGCTCTCCGGCCTTATTGAACTCTGTCAGGGAGTGGAGGAGCCTGCAAATATTTGCACTGAGCTTCAAACAATAGTGGACCAGTATGCCCAGCATAAGGAGCAATCGACTGAACAACTCGAAAATGCCCTTCGGGACCAGATGCAACAACAGTATGCCGCGCAGGGCAGAGAGGGCCAGGAAGTAAATCCGGTAGCACACCCTCAGTATGCAGCAGAGCTCTCCAAAATGCTCGATGACCTCAACCAGCAATATACTCAGGCCATAGAGCAGCGTAAGGAGATCATTACCCAACTTATAGGGGCTTAA
- a CDS encoding CBS domain-containing protein, protein MKNAPRQIITSHINTDFDALASIIGATLLYPGSIGVVPKMVNKNVSRFLSTHKSAFDLILPNEIDPEKVEKLIVVDTDQWQRLDRMEKLRERNIEIEVWDHHIHNIGNIEAGVIRKENVGATITLLCREMQARKITLSPLQSTVMLIGLYEDTGRLSFPATTPEDAMTAAYLLKNGADLNVASFFLAPPYEEEQKDILFEMLKSTEKEHINGRKIGFNIVHLKKVTPNLAGVVSSYRGFINVAAVFVIFVSDSYCTVIARSGSKAIDVGLILQEFGGGGHPGAGSATIRGEDCDGKKIRSIIREKLKNNSNHHVQIADIMSFPVVSVPPTMPMRKVREIMDEKNIRGIIVAEDDQIEGVVVLCDFKKIKKENQWNSPVKAFMTRGVTTITPDTPPSIAAEIMSDQGIGYLPVVHENKMIGIVTRTDVIRYIYGLVPE, encoded by the coding sequence ATGAAAAATGCACCACGGCAAATTATTACCAGCCACATAAACACAGATTTTGATGCCCTAGCCTCTATAATTGGCGCCACCCTCCTCTACCCCGGTAGCATCGGAGTGGTGCCCAAGATGGTGAATAAAAACGTCAGTCGTTTTCTCTCCACCCATAAGAGTGCCTTTGACCTCATCCTGCCCAATGAAATAGACCCGGAAAAGGTAGAAAAGCTGATCGTCGTCGATACCGATCAATGGCAGCGACTTGATCGGATGGAAAAGCTCCGGGAGCGGAATATCGAAATTGAGGTTTGGGACCACCACATTCATAATATAGGAAACATCGAAGCAGGGGTTATCCGTAAGGAGAATGTCGGAGCAACTATCACCCTGCTCTGCCGCGAAATGCAGGCACGCAAAATCACCCTTTCCCCCCTGCAATCAACGGTAATGCTGATTGGCCTCTACGAAGATACCGGCCGCCTCTCCTTTCCCGCCACCACGCCAGAAGATGCCATGACAGCCGCCTATCTGTTAAAAAACGGGGCCGACCTCAATGTCGCCAGTTTTTTCCTGGCCCCACCCTACGAGGAAGAGCAAAAAGATATTCTCTTTGAGATGCTCAAAAGCACCGAGAAGGAGCATATTAACGGCAGGAAGATTGGTTTCAATATCGTCCACCTCAAAAAGGTGACACCCAATCTAGCAGGTGTTGTCAGCAGTTACAGAGGATTCATCAACGTTGCCGCAGTATTTGTCATCTTCGTCAGCGACTCATACTGCACGGTCATTGCCCGTAGTGGCAGTAAGGCAATTGATGTCGGCCTCATCCTTCAGGAGTTCGGAGGGGGAGGACATCCCGGGGCAGGATCAGCAACTATCAGAGGCGAGGACTGTGATGGAAAGAAGATACGAAGCATCATTCGGGAAAAGCTAAAAAACAACTCAAACCATCATGTCCAGATTGCGGACATAATGTCTTTCCCCGTTGTCTCTGTACCACCAACCATGCCCATGCGAAAGGTGCGGGAGATAATGGATGAGAAAAACATTCGGGGCATCATTGTTGCCGAAGATGATCAGATTGAAGGGGTTGTTGTCCTCTGTGATTTCAAAAAGATTAAAAAAGAAAACCAATGGAACAGTCCGGTAAAGGCATTTATGACCCGTGGAGTCACCACCATTACCCCAGACACTCCACCCTCAATTGCAGCCGAGATAATGAGCGATCAGGGTATTGGCTATCTACCCGTTGTCCATGAGAATAAAATGATCGGTATTGTTACCAGAACAGATGTAATCAGATATATCTATGGCCTGGTACCAGAATAG
- a CDS encoding aconitate hydratase yields the protein MKTSVDSTATFIEKVYQRTTEQLKTVRARLNRPLTYTEKIMYGHLDDADNAELIAGKSYIKTRPDRIALQDATAQMAVLQFMLAEKDEAAVPVTIHCDHLIQAYKGAETDLPIAKTENNEVYNFLSSASKRYGFGYWHPGAGIIHQVVLERYAFPGLMMLGTDSHTPNAGGMGVFASGVGGADAVDVMVDMPWEVLHPQVVGVHLKGKLQEWSSPKDIILKLLEVLTCSGGTNRVFEYFGEGAASISATGKSTICNMGAELGATTSLFPYDQSMATYLQACGRGEVADLANQYQTILQADDEVLTNPESYYDKVVVIDLDKLVPYIVGPHSPDKAATVAALAEQVTINGYPEKISATLIGSCTNSSYEDMGRIAAIADQIIEEGAQLKTPLYITPGSEQVRATIERDGILEKLLQIGAIVLTNACGPCIGQWRRDDQVPNTPNTIVSSYNRNFPKRNDGNPETCSFLTSPETCMAYALHGSLAVNPYTTPIEGKNGPFLLKTPGRVAEVPAQGFVCDQEGFQAPIAKEERAGISVEISPDSKRLAKLIPFPAWDGKNFKDLRLLLKAKGKCTTDHISPAGPWLRFRGHLDNISDNMFSGAINSFTGMAGSGINQLDGKVEGFNQIARAYQAAGDSWLVVGDNNYGEGSSREHAAMSPRHMGAKVVICKAFARIHETNLKKQGVLPLTFTSSNDYQLVQDGDRIDVLGVKEIAPASALQAVLKHSDGSSDRVELQHSLNQEQISWFKAGSALNYLRHELNE from the coding sequence ATGAAGACATCCGTTGACTCTACTGCCACATTTATTGAAAAGGTTTACCAGAGAACCACCGAACAGCTCAAAACAGTTCGTGCTCGCCTTAACCGACCTCTGACCTACACCGAAAAAATAATGTATGGTCACCTTGATGATGCAGATAATGCAGAGCTCATCGCCGGCAAGAGTTATATCAAGACAAGGCCTGACCGCATCGCCTTGCAAGATGCAACCGCCCAGATGGCAGTACTCCAGTTTATGTTGGCTGAAAAGGATGAAGCTGCAGTACCCGTCACCATCCACTGCGACCACCTTATCCAAGCATACAAGGGCGCGGAGACTGATTTACCCATAGCCAAAACCGAGAACAACGAGGTCTATAATTTTCTCTCATCGGCCTCGAAACGATACGGCTTTGGCTATTGGCATCCCGGGGCAGGAATTATTCACCAGGTGGTACTGGAAAGATACGCCTTTCCTGGTCTCATGATGCTTGGCACAGATTCCCACACCCCAAACGCAGGAGGAATGGGAGTCTTTGCCTCGGGTGTTGGCGGCGCTGATGCCGTAGATGTTATGGTTGATATGCCCTGGGAGGTACTTCACCCACAGGTTGTCGGAGTCCACCTGAAAGGAAAGCTGCAGGAGTGGAGTTCCCCCAAGGATATTATCCTCAAACTCTTGGAAGTACTCACCTGCTCCGGCGGCACCAACCGGGTATTTGAATATTTTGGCGAAGGGGCCGCAAGCATTTCCGCCACCGGCAAGAGTACCATTTGCAACATGGGTGCTGAACTGGGGGCAACCACCTCCCTCTTCCCCTACGACCAGTCCATGGCAACCTATCTCCAGGCCTGTGGTCGTGGCGAGGTAGCAGATCTGGCTAACCAATACCAGACTATACTTCAGGCAGATGACGAGGTACTGACAAATCCCGAGTCCTACTACGATAAGGTTGTGGTCATTGATCTTGATAAGCTCGTGCCCTATATCGTCGGCCCGCATTCCCCGGATAAGGCCGCTACCGTAGCAGCTCTTGCCGAACAGGTGACAATTAACGGCTACCCGGAGAAGATCTCCGCCACCCTTATTGGCTCCTGCACCAACTCTTCCTACGAAGATATGGGACGCATTGCAGCCATTGCCGACCAGATTATAGAAGAGGGCGCTCAGCTGAAGACCCCACTCTATATAACTCCAGGATCGGAACAGGTTCGGGCAACCATTGAAAGGGACGGTATTCTGGAAAAACTCCTCCAGATTGGAGCAATAGTTCTCACCAATGCCTGTGGCCCATGTATTGGCCAGTGGCGACGAGATGATCAGGTTCCCAATACCCCAAATACAATTGTCAGCTCCTACAATAGAAATTTCCCTAAACGAAACGATGGCAATCCCGAAACATGCAGTTTCCTTACCAGTCCTGAAACATGTATGGCCTATGCCCTGCATGGCAGCCTGGCGGTTAACCCCTATACCACCCCGATAGAGGGCAAGAATGGCCCCTTTCTCCTCAAGACACCGGGAAGAGTTGCCGAGGTGCCCGCCCAGGGCTTTGTCTGCGACCAAGAGGGATTTCAGGCACCGATCGCCAAGGAGGAGAGGGCAGGAATAAGTGTGGAAATCTCCCCTGATTCTAAACGCCTGGCCAAACTCATCCCCTTTCCTGCTTGGGATGGCAAGAACTTTAAAGATCTACGTCTCCTCCTCAAGGCAAAGGGAAAATGTACCACCGATCATATCTCGCCCGCTGGCCCATGGTTACGCTTTCGAGGACATCTTGATAATATTTCAGATAATATGTTTAGTGGTGCTATCAATAGTTTTACCGGTATGGCGGGCAGTGGCATCAACCAGCTAGACGGCAAGGTGGAAGGATTTAATCAGATTGCCCGGGCCTACCAAGCGGCAGGTGATAGCTGGCTGGTAGTAGGGGACAATAATTACGGCGAAGGGAGCTCTCGGGAACATGCTGCCATGAGCCCTCGACATATGGGTGCCAAGGTCGTCATCTGTAAAGCCTTTGCCCGTATCCATGAGACCAACCTGAAAAAACAAGGGGTTCTGCCCCTCACCTTTACCAGTAGCAATGATTACCAACTGGTCCAAGACGGCGACAGAATTGATGTCTTAGGGGTAAAAGAGATAGCTCCTGCCAGCGCACTCCAGGCCGTACTCAAACATAGCGATGGCAGCAGCGACAGAGTCGAACTCCAGCATTCACTGAACCAGGAGCAGATAAGCTGGTTTAAGGCGGGATCTGCCCTCAACTACCTGCGTCACGAGCTGAACGAATAG